A stretch of the Triplophysa dalaica isolate WHDGS20190420 chromosome 19, ASM1584641v1, whole genome shotgun sequence genome encodes the following:
- the LOC130408240 gene encoding olfactory receptor 52D1-like encodes MDNISSVKFTLMEPQNSKSYRHVYFTCFLALYITILFLNIWLSVVIVLDRALHEPMYIFLCNLCINGIYRAMGFYPKFLHDLILDSYVIPPNMCVIQTFEIYSSVMCEYCTLTVMAYDRHVAICKPLNYHTKMNRFSCFILLAFCWTVPCITVFIGVSLSRRLALCKYHIDKLYCDNWSMVKLSCESTVINNVYGFVFIVFYLGLFVVILVSYIKLAVACKASLECRRKFWQTCLPHLFSLVNFNVAMLFDMMYSRYGSSDFPEDLRNFLALEIIIVPPLLNPVIYVLKLKEVRKRVLKLYVL; translated from the coding sequence ATGGATAATATAAGCTCTGTTAAATTCACTCTGATGGAACCCCAAAACTCTAAATCATACAGGCATGTTTATTTCACCTGCTTTCTGGCTCTTTATATCACAATACTGTTTCTGAACATTTGGCTCAGCGTTGTTATTGTTTTGGACAGAGCTCTTCATGAACcaatgtacatttttctgtgCAATTTATGTATAAATGGAATATATAGAGCCATGGGTTTCTATCCTAAATTTCTGCATGATTTAATACTGGATTCATATGTGATTCCTCCTAACATGTGTGTAATACAAACTTTTGAGATTTACAGTTCAGTTATGTGTGAATATTGTACATTAACAGTGATGGCATATGACAGACACGTGGCCATATGCAAACCGTTGAACTATCATACAAAGATGAACAGATTTTCTTGCTTTATATTACTTGCTTTCTGTTGGACTGTGCCATGTATTACGGTGTTTATTGGTGTTTCCTTATCAAGGAGGTTGGCATTGTGTAAATATCATATTGATAAATTGTATTGTGACAACTGGTCTATGGTAAAGCTCTCCTGTGAATCAACTGTTATTAATAACGTTTatggatttgtttttattgtattttatcttGGCCTTTTCGTTGTAATTTTGGTGTCCTATATAAAACTTGCAGTTGCATGTAAAGCATCATTAGAGTGCAGAAGGAAGTTTTGGCAGACATGTCTTCCTCATCTGTTTTCATTGGTTAATTTTAATGTTGCAATGCTGTTTGATATGATGTACAGCAGATACGGCTCAAGTGATTTTCCTGAGGATCTCCGTAATTTTTTGGCTTTAGAGATCATTATAGTGCCACCTCTCCTCAATCCTGTAATCTACGTTTTAAAACTCAAAGAGGTTCGCAAAAGAGTCTTAAAGTTATATGTTCTTTAG